TGTGCTTTATCTGCATTTCAGAGCCCTAGTTACACATGTGACATGGCTGACCTCTGTATTCATAAAGGTGACTATTGGGTATAGGGCGCTTCCACACTCTGAAGTTCTTCTTCTCCACCACACTTTCCCAGCCAGGTTCCAGTTGTCCAGCCATTGTCCTTGAATCTGTGCTTAGACATTTCACAGCCTCCAGTGCCTGCAGCTCAAGTCCACATCTTTAAAAGGAATTCAAATAACAGAACAGATTATTCAGCATTCTGCACAGCTGATATCACAGCTCAGTCACATTAATATGTGATGCTATAATGCAAATACAAATGGGTGATAAAGGAGAAACCAAAATAAGTGTTTTAGTATGGTAAGTTGTTGAGCCACCATTCAGTCACCCCCTCTAACCCTGTACAGACGCATCTGTATTTGTTATGCATCTCCCATCATTTATTCAAgctttttttcatgtaatttaTCATATCTAACTGTATGTCTAAGCATAAATACATGCATATGTGCTTTTAAAGTAAGCATTCAAACCTGCGAATTTCCTCATCTTCAATCTTCTCATTGTCCCACATGAAGACACCAGCCATGGCCGCGATAAGTTTCCCAGTGGGGGCATGCTTGCTCTGAAATCTGCGCCATATGTTCCCAACCAGGGTCCACCTGGTCCGCTCGGAGTACAGGTTGGAGTAAAGTTCGCCGATCTGACAAGCACGCCGGAGCCTCTGTCCGGTCACAAAGCTGCAGTGGTCCGCAAAAATAGAGAGCAAACCCTTCCTCTTTTGGCCAGATCCCGCGGCCTCACTGACACCGACACTTGTCCTCTGGAGCCAGGATAACAACAGGCCCATGCTCCTGCCCAACCATGGCACCCTGTCAAGCTTTTCTCTGCCCTCCTCGACAGTCCGCCTGAATGACGTGCTGCTTTGGAGCCTCATTGTGTTTACACCGATCTCGCAGATCGGACGACGAGGAACAGAGTGAAACATGACTGGTGTGACCGTGACAAGTTcccaaagacaaaataaatgccaCCGACTTCAGTAGCTAGCTAACGAATTGCACAGCCAACGTAAATGGTCTGCGGAGATGCAACATGCATTACCTTTAAACAGATGATAATAAATACTTTTGGGGAGGAAAAGTCATAATGTTACTATGCTTGTAAGGTTACTTATCGAGCTGTGTAGTAGCACGCGACATGTGTTAGCATCAACGTTAGCTAACGACGTTTTTGCTAACTGCCTACGAGTGCGACACAGACAAACTACACCTCGACACCGCCGCTCTTATTTCCGAATCGAAACTTTAACAGCTATACAGTAAAATGTATCGTCAGCTATAACTCTAACACATTTAGCTACCTGTGTATCACTCCCAAAAGACAGCCTCGCAGTTCTTCAAACTCCTGCAGCGCATTTGACCTCCTCTTGCTAATGTCTCTCACACACCCACCCCGGAAAACCCGCCTTACAAATTGTTAGGCTGACGTTAATTGGACGTTTGTTATACTAGGGAAAATATGATTGGTTCTAGAGGGAGCCTGTCTTAACTTTTGCTGCCAGGGCACCAGCATGTGTGCTTGTCCAGCTTTACGCTTCCTCCAAAGCTGCAGGTTCATCAATGAACTGGGATCAGATTTTGTGCCCCAGCAGCACAGGAAAGCAGCTATAGTCAATAGCGAGAAGTTGAAACCTCGTCCAGGATCAGTATCAAGGCAAAGATGAGCCCATACAGGAAGTCAGAGTCGCCCCCCAGCGGTGCTGTTCAAACCCGAAGTCACAAGTAGTAAGCAAGGATTTAGCACGTGTATTTGAGTTGAAAAGATCTGTCACATCTGGAGAGAGCAGTTACATTGTTGTGGCAAAATTATTTTATTCGCTGAAAGTATGTATATACGTACGATTGGGTAAAAACAATACTTTCTAGACGTCTGATAAAACTTTTGTGCAAGATAGTTAATAGATTAATTACTTCGTAGTTGTTCTCTCACTAGCAAATGTAGCAGTGATTAATTGTTACTTGATAGTCTAACACGTCCTCGGTGTAAAATTTTGTAGGAAAACGGGGTTGTATGTGAAAACTATAAGAAAAGACTAATTTTGACATTGGAATCGTATTATGAGAGGATATGGGATAAGAAACAAATCTTAATTATTAAACTGTTATGAGAGTAATATACGCTAGATGACGCTGTTTAACCACGCAAGTCCAAGTGACGTTGCCATAGGTCAGTCTAGAAAACCTGTATAACTGATACAAGCTTAATTCTTTGTTCTAAGTTacataatgataaataaataaatacaccaGAGGACTAGGCTCAATGGTTTTGATCAACAGAGGTACTGTATACACTGAACTTAACATTGAAAAGGCTTTATGGTACCATTAGGCTCCCAAGGAATCAATGGAAGCAACCGTCTAATGTACTGCATTTCCCTTTGTCCAACCCTGTCATTCAATTAtgcattcagtcattcattcagttatCCTTTGCAGCCTAGATTGTCAAAAACTTTTATACCCAAAATGGGCCAGAGgtgatgaaataaacaaaatttcaACGCAATCTCTATGGTTATTTTTCCCTTCAGTGGCATTACATGGTTGAAGTGGGTGTAGGGGAAGCACTTCATGTAACACTCCAGATCACGTGTTAGCTCGATTCATCACAAATTTCTTTGaagttgtgtgttttgcttatGAAAGCTGTGAAGGATTTCAGTATCATGAGACCATGAGGCAAGATGTTTTTAAAGAACACAGCCTGCTGTGCCTCTATCTCTGTTTACTTATCTccaaagcaaacaaatccacATAAGCATTAGTTTTCTGCTCAAGGGAGTTATATACAGTTATTTATATACATctatacatgtatatacactatatatgtctgtatacagtatattgttttgttttattctaatctaaatgaaaatatttgtatttttgttctaTATGTGTGTAGCATGAAGGGGCCTACAACTTACATTTGCAACCCTGCgatgaattaaataaaatggcAAACGAATGACCTTGATTCCTTGATTTGCATGCAGGACATAGGCTATATTGTATTAAAGGAAATTGTTAGATCCAATCAGGTATCCTTTCTGTGAGTCTGACATTTGGCCATTGAGCATGAAGTTAAAATTTAAGCAGCCT
The Chelmon rostratus isolate fCheRos1 chromosome 19, fCheRos1.pri, whole genome shotgun sequence DNA segment above includes these coding regions:
- the stard7 gene encoding stAR-related lipid transfer protein 7, mitochondrial, which codes for MFHSVPRRPICEIGVNTMRLQSSTSFRRTVEEGREKLDRVPWLGRSMGLLLSWLQRTSVGVSEAAGSGQKRKGLLSIFADHCSFVTGQRLRRACQIGELYSNLYSERTRWTLVGNIWRRFQSKHAPTGKLIAAMAGVFMWDNEKIEDEEIRRCGLELQALEAVKCLSTDSRTMAGQLEPGWESVVEKKNFRVWKRPIPNSHLYEYRVLGSYDDVTPRQFFNVQLDTEYRKKWDALVIKLEVVDRDVNTGSEVVHWATHFPYPMYSRDYVYVRRYDVDVDNNLMVLVSRAVQHPRVPETQEFVRVHSYQSKMVIRPHKSFDENGFDYLLTYSDNPQTVFPRYCVSWMVSSGMPDFLEKLHNAALRAKNLEVGIHDYTGVIKSSDTNRQPSQERLSGENTHTGGPGQIYA